A single region of the Ignavibacteria bacterium genome encodes:
- a CDS encoding lmo0937 family membrane protein, with amino-acid sequence MFYTLAAILIVLWLLGFVTSYTMGGFIHILLVIAVIMFLVRVISGRRLN; translated from the coding sequence ATGTTTTATACATTGGCAGCAATTCTTATCGTTTTGTGGTTACTCGGATTTGTGACCTCCTACACCATGGGAGGCTTTATACACATTCTCCTTGTAATTGCAGTCATAATGTTCCTTGTCAGGGTGATAAGCGGGCGTCGTCTTAACTGA
- a CDS encoding AI-2E family transporter, translating to MENVKIASGGTRFVVIAASLVIIITGLNVAQSVVVLFLVSMFLALLGALPLAWLKEKGVPAGLAVLIVMFVMVATLILIAAQLGSSVSSFISELPELQRGLREQVIFLSKFLTERGIVVSEEFFLDYINPEKIMGLTAGLFTGVSSILSDIVLILLTVTFILLEVASFPIKLRAVLGDPKQAFPQFTKFAVDMKRYMVIKTLINLLVGICITVLMVALDVQFPILWGFLAFLLHYIPNIGSVIAAIPAALLALIQIGPGTALLVLGGNLVVGFLVGNVLEPRMMSRSLNLSTLVVFLSLIIWSSLLGLVGAILCIPLTISMKFAFESDERTKWIAVLLGSENIKESVFMGKKKEKL from the coding sequence ATGGAGAATGTAAAAATCGCCTCAGGCGGGACCCGTTTTGTGGTAATAGCAGCATCACTGGTGATTATTATTACCGGGCTGAATGTTGCCCAATCGGTGGTTGTGCTCTTCCTCGTCTCCATGTTTCTGGCACTCCTTGGAGCACTCCCGTTAGCCTGGCTAAAGGAGAAAGGAGTGCCGGCAGGGTTGGCGGTATTAATCGTAATGTTTGTGATGGTGGCAACCTTGATCCTGATTGCAGCACAGTTAGGTTCATCAGTGAGCAGCTTTATTAGTGAGTTGCCGGAATTGCAAAGGGGGTTAAGAGAGCAGGTGATATTCCTCAGCAAGTTTCTTACCGAGCGGGGAATTGTAGTAAGCGAAGAGTTTTTTCTCGATTACATAAATCCTGAAAAAATTATGGGACTTACTGCGGGGCTTTTCACAGGAGTAAGTTCGATACTCTCAGATATTGTTCTGATACTTCTTACGGTAACTTTTATTCTGCTTGAAGTCGCCAGTTTTCCCATCAAACTAAGAGCTGTTTTAGGAGATCCAAAGCAGGCATTCCCGCAATTCACAAAATTTGCTGTGGATATGAAAAGATACATGGTGATAAAAACCTTGATCAATCTGCTTGTAGGAATATGTATCACTGTTCTTATGGTTGCTCTTGATGTACAATTCCCGATACTTTGGGGATTTCTTGCTTTTCTTCTTCACTACATTCCGAATATCGGAAGTGTGATAGCTGCAATTCCGGCAGCACTTCTGGCTTTAATTCAGATCGGTCCCGGCACTGCACTGCTTGTCCTTGGGGGAAATCTCGTAGTTGGATTTTTGGTCGGAAATGTTCTCGAACCCCGAATGATGAGCAGAAGCCTGAATCTCTCCACCCTTGTTGTATTTCTTTCACTTATTATCTGGAGCAGTCTCCTCGGACTCGTTGGGGCAATTCTCTGCATTCCGCTGACTATCAGTATGAAATTTGCATTTGAAAGTGATGAAAGAACAAAGTGGATTGCCGTACTTCTTGGTTCTGAAAATATTAAGGAATCTGTTTTTATGGGGAAGAAAAAAGAGAAGTTGTGA
- a CDS encoding glycosyltransferase family 4 protein: protein MKQKTSTPAKNRIAFIGNYLPRQCGIATFTTDLCESIAEHYSSTTCVAIPVNDIEEGYKYSSRVRFELKEKDIDSYRSAADFLNINDVDIVCLQFEYGIFGGRAGRHILALLRNLRMPVVTTLHTILKTPDPDQLHVLREVAALSDRLVVMSKKGVKFLQEIYNVPADKIDLIPHGIPDVPFIDPSFNKDIFGVEGKDVLLSFGLLSSSKGMETVISALPAIVKERPSVVYIVVGATHPHVLKNEGETYRLSLQRLAKQKGVENNLIFYNRFVSIEELNEFISAADIYITPYLNEAQITSGTLAYTLGAGKAVISTPYWYAEEMLDDGRGILVPFNDEKAMAREVLNLLNNDAERHAMRKRAYLHGRGMIWSAVAEKYMASFDRARAERRHYVPATPNPDLLNNHLDELPPIKLDHLLRLSNDTGILQHALFAVPNYAHGYTTDDNARGMLVSILLEELGVSQGAKLTNFYLAFLAYAYNDQNGRFRNFMSFQRTWMEDAGSDDSHGRSLLALGTSLNHSDKPVQGNLAGWLFEQSLPALLTTTSPRAWAFGLVGIDEYLQKFAGDSRANHVREELSGRLFELWKNNHSENWCWFEQELSYCNAILSHALILSGHSLHNKEMFQAGIDTLSWLVELQKSKDGHFVPVGSNGFYSRGGECARFDQQPVEVQTMISAALVALKLSGELKWEDVAMRAFEWFLGYNDLGVPIYDPNTGGCRDGLHPDRANENQGSESTLAYLQSLLELQLYKQSQLSPEKSQS, encoded by the coding sequence ATGAAACAGAAAACATCCACTCCGGCAAAGAACAGGATAGCATTTATAGGGAACTATCTTCCCCGTCAGTGTGGAATAGCAACTTTTACAACTGATCTCTGCGAATCGATCGCTGAGCATTACAGCAGCACCACCTGTGTGGCAATTCCTGTGAATGACATCGAAGAGGGATACAAATATTCTTCGAGGGTGAGGTTTGAACTTAAGGAAAAAGATATAGACTCCTACAGAAGTGCTGCAGACTTCCTGAATATTAACGATGTTGATATCGTTTGCCTGCAATTTGAATACGGTATTTTTGGAGGCCGGGCGGGGAGGCATATCCTGGCATTGCTTCGAAATCTGAGGATGCCGGTGGTTACAACACTCCATACAATTTTAAAAACTCCCGATCCCGACCAGCTTCATGTTTTGAGGGAAGTGGCAGCTCTTTCCGACCGTCTCGTGGTAATGAGTAAAAAGGGGGTCAAATTCCTCCAAGAAATTTATAATGTACCGGCGGATAAAATTGACCTGATACCTCACGGCATTCCCGATGTACCGTTCATCGATCCGAGCTTCAACAAAGATATTTTCGGTGTTGAAGGGAAGGATGTGCTCCTTAGTTTTGGTCTGCTCTCATCAAGCAAGGGAATGGAAACCGTGATATCAGCGTTGCCTGCCATTGTAAAGGAGAGACCCTCTGTGGTCTATATTGTGGTCGGGGCTACTCACCCGCATGTATTGAAAAATGAAGGAGAAACCTATCGTCTGTCACTGCAGCGACTTGCAAAACAGAAAGGTGTGGAAAACAACCTTATTTTTTACAACAGATTTGTAAGCATCGAAGAACTGAATGAGTTTATAAGTGCTGCTGATATCTACATCACGCCCTATCTTAACGAAGCACAAATTACTTCGGGGACACTCGCTTATACTTTGGGTGCGGGAAAAGCGGTAATTTCCACCCCGTACTGGTATGCAGAGGAGATGCTTGACGACGGGAGGGGGATTCTCGTCCCGTTCAATGATGAGAAAGCAATGGCAAGGGAAGTGCTTAATCTCTTGAATAACGATGCCGAAAGACATGCAATGAGAAAGAGAGCATATCTCCACGGAAGAGGAATGATATGGTCTGCGGTAGCCGAAAAATATATGGCTTCATTCGATCGGGCGAGGGCTGAGCGACGACACTATGTGCCTGCCACTCCGAACCCTGATCTCCTCAACAATCACCTCGATGAATTGCCTCCGATAAAACTTGACCATCTTTTAAGGTTAAGCAACGACACCGGGATACTTCAACACGCCCTTTTTGCAGTGCCCAACTATGCCCACGGGTATACCACGGACGATAATGCCAGGGGAATGCTTGTGTCGATTCTCCTGGAAGAACTTGGTGTGAGTCAGGGGGCAAAACTTACAAATTTCTACCTCGCATTTCTCGCTTATGCCTACAACGACCAAAACGGACGATTCAGAAACTTTATGAGTTTTCAAAGAACATGGATGGAAGATGCGGGCTCCGATGACTCTCATGGCAGGTCTTTACTGGCACTCGGAACCAGCCTGAACCACTCGGATAAACCCGTTCAGGGGAATCTTGCAGGGTGGCTTTTTGAACAGTCTCTCCCTGCACTTCTAACCACTACCAGTCCACGAGCATGGGCTTTCGGACTGGTGGGGATCGATGAATATCTTCAAAAGTTTGCCGGGGACAGCAGAGCCAATCATGTGAGGGAGGAACTCTCAGGGCGTTTATTTGAGCTCTGGAAGAATAATCACTCGGAAAACTGGTGCTGGTTCGAACAGGAACTTTCATATTGCAACGCCATTCTGTCACACGCACTGATACTCTCCGGTCATTCTTTACACAATAAGGAAATGTTTCAGGCAGGTATCGACACTCTTTCATGGCTGGTTGAACTGCAGAAGTCGAAAGACGGGCATTTTGTTCCGGTGGGTTCAAACGGTTTTTATTCCAGAGGAGGAGAGTGTGCCAGATTCGACCAGCAGCCCGTGGAGGTACAAACGATGATTTCCGCCGCTCTTGTTGCTCTAAAACTCTCCGGAGAGCTGAAGTGGGAAGATGTGGCGATGCGTGCATTTGAGTGGTTTCTTGGTTACAACGATCTCGGCGTACCAATCTACGACCCTAATACGGGCGGGTGCAGGGACGGTCTTCATCCTGATCGTGCAAACGAAAACCAGGGCTCGGAATCAACCCTTGCATACCTGCAATCGCTCCTCGAGCTTCAACTTTACAAACAATCACAATTATCACCTGAAAAGTCACAATCATGA
- a CDS encoding glycosidase: MNNQYAVLFHRNKLNPILTANNWPYPINSVFNAGATLLQDGTTLLLCRVEDRSGISHFCAARSANGVDGWAIDPKPTLLPDSEKFPEELWGIEDPRITFVPELKKYVIAYTAYTRDGPGVALATTEDFIAFERMGIILPPDDKDAALLPKKINGLWAIIHRPISAPRAHMWISYSPDLKNWGEHTLMMNARKGAWWDANKIGLSPPPIETPEGWLLIYHGVKLSCGGCIYRLGLALFDLNKPEICLKRGREWIFAPEELYEIQGDVGNVVFPCGYTINPDGDTLNIYYGAADTCIGLATASINEMLAWLDKNSEIETKK, encoded by the coding sequence ATGAACAATCAATATGCGGTTTTATTTCACCGCAACAAGCTAAACCCCATTCTTACCGCTAATAACTGGCCCTATCCCATCAATTCCGTCTTTAATGCCGGGGCTACCCTTCTTCAGGATGGAACCACACTTCTTCTATGCCGGGTGGAGGACAGATCCGGGATATCCCACTTCTGCGCCGCCCGGTCCGCTAACGGTGTGGATGGATGGGCAATCGATCCGAAGCCAACACTTCTCCCTGACTCGGAAAAATTTCCCGAGGAGCTGTGGGGAATTGAGGACCCGAGGATTACTTTCGTTCCCGAACTGAAAAAATATGTGATCGCTTATACTGCATACACAAGGGACGGTCCGGGAGTTGCACTCGCAACTACGGAGGATTTTATTGCTTTTGAAAGGATGGGGATAATTCTCCCTCCTGATGACAAGGATGCCGCACTTCTCCCAAAGAAAATCAACGGGTTGTGGGCTATTATTCACAGACCCATCAGTGCGCCCCGTGCGCACATGTGGATTTCGTATTCCCCTGATCTGAAGAACTGGGGCGAACATACACTGATGATGAATGCGCGCAAGGGGGCATGGTGGGATGCAAATAAAATCGGATTGTCCCCTCCACCAATTGAAACTCCTGAGGGTTGGTTGCTTATCTATCACGGAGTTAAACTCTCCTGTGGAGGGTGTATTTACAGACTCGGGCTTGCTCTCTTCGATCTGAACAAACCCGAGATATGTCTAAAAAGAGGAAGGGAGTGGATCTTTGCTCCCGAGGAATTATATGAAATCCAGGGAGATGTTGGCAATGTGGTCTTCCCCTGTGGTTACACCATAAACCCGGATGGAGACACCCTGAATATTTATTACGGAGCTGCGGATACCTGCATCGGACTCGCAACTGCGAGTATCAATGAGATGCTCGCATGGCTCGATAAAAACAGTGAAATTGAGACTAAAAAATGA
- a CDS encoding prephenate dehydrogenase translates to MTTAVIGIGLIGGSLALDLKKNGFSKYIIGVDGNGDHAREALELGLVDEIATLEDAVKRSELVIVAVPVDATIPVLEEVMKLVTSQVVTDVGSTKELIVQSLTGLANRGRFVAAHPIWGTEKSGPSAAQSGGFNGRITVICDREKCDKDALQTVESMYDALGMKKIYMDAKRHDVHAAYVSHISHITSFALALSVLEKEKEVDTIFQLAGAGFESTVRLAKSSPDTWVPIFAQNRDNLLEVLTEQIDQLSLMKNLLEKEDYKKFYTLIEKANEIRKVLNRE, encoded by the coding sequence ATGACGACAGCAGTAATTGGAATCGGGCTCATTGGGGGTTCTCTTGCCCTTGATCTAAAGAAAAACGGGTTCAGTAAATACATTATTGGAGTGGACGGCAACGGGGATCATGCCAGGGAAGCACTCGAATTAGGACTGGTTGACGAAATCGCCACTTTGGAAGATGCTGTAAAAAGGTCTGAGCTGGTTATTGTTGCTGTTCCGGTGGATGCAACCATTCCCGTACTCGAGGAAGTGATGAAACTCGTAACGAGTCAGGTGGTGACTGATGTCGGTTCGACCAAAGAGCTCATTGTTCAATCGCTCACGGGTCTCGCCAACAGGGGGAGATTTGTAGCTGCACATCCTATTTGGGGTACAGAAAAAAGCGGACCCTCAGCAGCACAGTCAGGTGGCTTTAACGGGCGGATAACGGTAATCTGCGACAGGGAAAAATGCGACAAAGACGCACTTCAAACCGTTGAATCAATGTATGATGCGCTCGGGATGAAGAAAATTTACATGGATGCCAAACGGCACGATGTGCATGCAGCCTATGTCAGTCATATCTCACACATCACTTCATTCGCTCTTGCTCTATCTGTACTGGAAAAGGAGAAAGAGGTGGATACCATATTTCAGCTTGCAGGTGCAGGTTTTGAAAGCACCGTCAGACTCGCCAAAAGTTCTCCCGATACATGGGTACCTATCTTTGCACAAAACCGTGACAATCTGCTCGAAGTTTTAACGGAACAGATTGATCAGTTGAGCCTGATGAAAAATCTCCTCGAAAAAGAGG